One Deinococcus koreensis genomic region harbors:
- a CDS encoding ATP-binding protein, translating into MSELQEMIKGFAARFCEHCVDSNNNQRYTFTLISNRPVCQNVKSSFKALVAGNQIPRQFRKTLEKYSGLDGETLKGFCASLKFVDSEGDYGVQHYKLRAEIARISADPVDVDEVDKIISLVQSKVMPDSDGEVKREEVLQRFGVTSDLDLFPAPAEIQNSPNLFRREQHNQLLQTIIAAREPIIVHASGGVGKSVVALQLSQSLPDGSVGILYDCFGAGRYRSRSEPRHSHRAACLQIANELATRGLCEPLITGASNDMWMRALLQRLKVAVATLRRAQADAVLAVFVDAADNAEMAAQEFSESCFVHELLREAVPEGCRIIALCRTERRHLLQPKSTVSQIELRPFSEAESLRHLRTRFDDATAPEGQEFHRLSSKNPRVQANALSIRGDEATVESVLAGLGPSPTTVDQQIEQQLKFAVASVRDRLPAQHQDQIEAICRGLANLPPFIPIEVLAKAAGVEPELISSFASDLGRPLYLSESSVHFRDEPTETWFRQQFAASPDVIKQYTIRLNPLAEDIPYVASVLPSLLQQSGQYDELIQLALSDGSLPHNKPIDARNIRVYRLQYALKAALQRQRYKDAAKLAFRAGEETAGKERELELLTENLDLIPLLQSSERVQELAFRRMLRSGWAGSENVYSASLLSYVKEFQGDARSFRRSGSAWLTLHFEEREQKRKKKPHAYEDALKTRDIGEMAITNLNLDGSEDAVRFTVNWRPPSTIFKTTTFLARRLIDAGRFEVIEEFARAGRDSPLIVLALCNELVAVGRRPEVEVLRRCLAALVEEPSIIPTPELGGLDNGRDSFQSAVLALAESCAASGLAKKHVLHMLETRFAKGISRYIASWHSLDELWLFLRFLAIRAVLEQNLKPDLQQWLPEEWLSEKLGHEQRQQKEEFEEVFACLFPWYLARAQIIVDPANDPQTLLQRTEAHAKTGYRVGTSLHQQLPFEIARVRFECWTFARPTVEPGEGFAQGLLEGKFRLRLRDQLYALRASHRLEHLKGIRMPLEQSCRDAVQHSTEDTPEEMANLYVRLARAVLVTDYGDAAEYFRRALEAVSKFGDEVVDRWRALTAMAERTCEGGQTSPETAYRYIRCAELVGDSVVREKYWDRMEAIEVCFRLNAPSGFAALSRWRDRQVGYFDRLLPRLCQSAVDSGAVSPAAGWSLSAFSWEDGYLDFALLCIEREPDRANKQFILDTAVRDLRLQNHLGDWQKLGDAAQRFSLDATEVRQVLDFQVKPLVREGSDGLPNYPHLREEAEAVDWSTLLAGLDLSSSVGLNEAIQRFEATPYPHVRAAFWNEVFSRVPETNIKRLLEELLLAEKLDSHDVAEGIQSLPSQYRQKVSVQQHWPDLARGLGKRFAAECCVHWRRKRFVEALGSDPSYSKLICDGVVEGIADSNDLNGAGTLFGFCEVIASFVTSEEAHEVLGFAIGRFELHVMDAHADGPWKTSMEPPTSMVETLAGFLWSALGSPRAAERWQAAHGVRRLAATGCMLELDALVTWMAREDVGAFGSPSYPFYILHARLYLIIALSRVALDSAGLLKAHAALFEHHALTCEPHILIQKYAARTALSIEAAYPGTYPEQTIAALSAVGVSPFPLRKTKGYSDNTAQTPWHVRGEVDPTLDLYLGYDFDRYWFAPLDDVFGVQNGQTQQLACDLIFNRWKIKVNDRSIVDPRRGLWDQSHRERETWHSHMDYPNADNYTFYLSYHALLQSAGMMLSELPVVDKDYEDGENAWASWLQRHDLTRADGRWLADRRDPAPLKRPGWLRQAATDSWRDKAGADEADFIEGLLTGRNGRAWLCTDGRWEDGDRERNETFRVASALVAPSTAQSLLNALSTCLDPHDFKLPALDEDRLEFKSPPFELQGWITRHHTSNKLDDFDPHAGNIDYPPYTVASEILDRCGIVADQENRVWISSDGSEAVVCELWGEYKSQHGSEQDIRERKGSRMLASLAFLKTLCQTLDRVLIFEVQIQRTFLRSSYRRREDHDGYRSPANRIYLLSADGTLRTTSTGYQLRESVGAGT; encoded by the coding sequence TTGAGTGAATTACAGGAAATGATTAAAGGCTTTGCCGCTCGATTTTGCGAGCATTGTGTTGACTCAAACAATAATCAGAGATATACATTCACGTTAATTTCCAATCGCCCGGTTTGTCAAAACGTCAAATCGAGCTTTAAAGCTCTTGTCGCTGGAAATCAGATTCCACGGCAATTTCGAAAGACTCTTGAGAAATACTCAGGTCTCGATGGAGAAACGCTCAAGGGATTCTGTGCCTCTCTCAAGTTCGTTGACAGCGAGGGTGATTATGGGGTGCAACATTACAAGCTGCGTGCCGAAATCGCTAGGATCAGCGCAGACCCGGTTGACGTGGATGAGGTGGATAAAATTATCTCGCTTGTCCAAAGCAAGGTCATGCCCGACTCCGACGGCGAGGTCAAGCGCGAAGAGGTCTTGCAGCGCTTTGGAGTCACTTCTGATCTTGACCTGTTTCCTGCGCCTGCGGAGATTCAAAATTCGCCAAATCTGTTCCGTCGAGAGCAGCACAATCAACTGCTTCAAACAATAATCGCAGCCCGCGAGCCGATCATCGTCCACGCAAGCGGCGGAGTTGGCAAATCGGTTGTGGCCCTTCAACTGTCCCAGTCGTTGCCGGACGGCTCTGTCGGCATCTTGTACGACTGTTTCGGCGCTGGACGATACAGGAGCCGGAGCGAACCACGGCATTCGCACCGGGCCGCCTGCCTTCAGATCGCCAATGAGCTGGCGACCAGGGGTTTGTGCGAGCCCTTGATTACGGGTGCGAGCAACGATATGTGGATGAGGGCGTTGCTGCAACGCCTCAAGGTGGCAGTTGCGACCTTGCGAAGAGCGCAGGCCGATGCGGTGTTGGCGGTGTTCGTTGACGCGGCTGACAACGCGGAAATGGCGGCCCAAGAGTTCAGCGAGTCCTGCTTCGTGCACGAACTGCTGAGGGAGGCTGTCCCGGAGGGCTGCCGGATCATCGCCTTGTGCCGCACCGAGCGCAGGCACCTGCTCCAACCCAAAAGCACAGTGTCACAAATCGAGTTGCGGCCCTTCAGCGAAGCGGAGTCCTTACGACATCTGAGAACCCGTTTTGACGACGCGACAGCGCCCGAGGGACAGGAGTTCCACCGCCTTTCCAGCAAAAACCCCCGAGTGCAGGCCAACGCTCTCAGCATTCGAGGAGACGAGGCCACGGTTGAGTCCGTGCTGGCCGGCCTCGGCCCGTCTCCAACCACCGTGGATCAGCAGATTGAGCAGCAACTCAAGTTTGCGGTGGCTTCGGTGCGTGACCGACTACCCGCGCAACACCAGGATCAGATTGAAGCTATCTGCCGTGGGTTGGCCAACCTGCCACCCTTCATTCCCATCGAGGTGCTGGCCAAGGCCGCAGGCGTGGAACCCGAGCTGATCTCGAGCTTCGCGAGCGACCTGGGACGACCCCTGTACCTCTCGGAGAGCAGCGTGCACTTCCGAGACGAACCGACAGAGACGTGGTTCCGTCAGCAGTTCGCGGCCTCGCCTGACGTCATCAAGCAATACACGATTCGCCTCAATCCTTTAGCGGAAGACATCCCCTATGTGGCCTCGGTTTTGCCGTCGCTGTTGCAACAGTCCGGGCAATACGACGAGCTGATCCAGTTGGCGCTTTCCGACGGGTCGCTGCCGCACAACAAGCCGATTGATGCCCGAAACATCCGCGTATATCGGCTTCAATACGCCCTCAAGGCAGCACTGCAACGGCAGCGCTATAAGGACGCGGCGAAGCTGGCTTTCCGCGCGGGCGAGGAAACGGCTGGGAAGGAGCGAGAACTCGAGCTCTTGACCGAGAACCTCGACTTGATCCCACTCTTGCAATCGTCTGAGCGGGTTCAGGAGTTAGCGTTTCGCAGGATGCTGCGAAGCGGTTGGGCCGGATCCGAGAACGTCTATTCGGCCTCGTTGCTTTCATACGTTAAGGAATTTCAAGGCGACGCGAGAAGCTTCCGACGGTCGGGGAGCGCGTGGTTGACACTGCACTTCGAGGAACGCGAGCAAAAACGCAAGAAGAAACCGCATGCTTACGAAGACGCTCTTAAAACTCGCGACATAGGCGAGATGGCGATCACCAATTTGAATCTCGACGGTTCTGAAGACGCAGTGCGCTTTACCGTAAATTGGCGGCCTCCCTCAACCATCTTCAAAACAACGACCTTTCTCGCCCGCCGCCTAATCGATGCCGGACGTTTTGAAGTCATCGAGGAGTTCGCTCGAGCGGGCCGTGACTCTCCGCTCATCGTTCTGGCCCTCTGCAATGAACTCGTCGCAGTAGGCAGGCGTCCGGAGGTCGAAGTGCTGCGCAGATGTTTGGCCGCACTGGTCGAGGAACCATCCATCATCCCGACTCCCGAGCTCGGAGGTTTGGACAACGGGCGGGACAGCTTCCAATCGGCTGTGCTTGCCTTGGCCGAATCGTGCGCAGCCTCCGGGCTAGCCAAAAAGCATGTCCTGCACATGCTCGAGACGCGCTTCGCCAAGGGAATCTCGCGCTACATCGCCAGTTGGCACTCACTCGACGAACTTTGGCTGTTTCTGAGGTTCTTGGCGATTAGAGCCGTTCTCGAACAGAATCTCAAGCCCGACCTCCAACAATGGCTTCCCGAAGAATGGCTCTCTGAAAAGCTGGGCCATGAACAACGGCAACAGAAAGAGGAGTTCGAAGAGGTGTTCGCTTGCCTATTTCCGTGGTATCTGGCGCGGGCACAGATTATCGTCGACCCCGCGAACGATCCGCAAACGCTTCTACAGCGTACCGAGGCCCATGCGAAAACAGGCTATCGAGTGGGGACAAGTTTACACCAGCAACTGCCGTTTGAAATCGCCCGCGTCCGGTTCGAATGCTGGACATTCGCCCGCCCAACGGTAGAACCTGGCGAAGGTTTCGCCCAAGGCTTACTCGAGGGGAAATTCCGCCTGAGATTGAGAGATCAGCTCTACGCCCTCAGGGCTTCACACCGTCTCGAACACCTCAAGGGCATCAGGATGCCGCTCGAGCAGTCTTGCCGTGACGCCGTGCAGCACTCCACCGAGGACACCCCGGAGGAGATGGCGAACCTCTACGTCCGATTGGCCCGGGCGGTGCTGGTCACAGACTACGGGGACGCGGCGGAGTATTTTCGTCGCGCTCTCGAAGCCGTCTCGAAATTTGGGGACGAGGTAGTGGATCGCTGGCGCGCCTTGACGGCGATGGCGGAGCGCACATGCGAAGGTGGGCAAACCTCGCCAGAGACGGCTTACCGGTATATCCGGTGCGCCGAATTGGTGGGCGATTCGGTGGTTCGCGAGAAGTACTGGGATCGGATGGAGGCAATCGAGGTCTGCTTCCGACTGAACGCGCCGTCCGGCTTCGCGGCGTTGAGCCGGTGGCGGGATCGGCAAGTTGGTTACTTCGACCGCTTGTTGCCCCGTCTATGCCAGTCGGCGGTGGACTCGGGTGCGGTCTCACCAGCGGCGGGGTGGTCGCTGTCGGCCTTCTCCTGGGAAGACGGCTACCTAGATTTTGCGCTGCTATGCATCGAGCGCGAACCCGACCGAGCGAACAAACAGTTTATCCTGGACACGGCGGTTCGGGATCTGAGGCTCCAAAATCATCTGGGGGATTGGCAGAAGCTCGGTGACGCCGCCCAGCGGTTTTCTCTGGACGCCACGGAAGTCCGCCAGGTGCTTGACTTCCAAGTAAAGCCCCTGGTAAGGGAAGGCTCAGACGGTCTTCCAAACTACCCACATCTAAGGGAAGAAGCAGAGGCAGTGGATTGGTCAACGCTGCTCGCTGGTCTCGATCTGTCGAGCAGTGTCGGCCTCAACGAGGCCATACAGCGGTTTGAGGCCACGCCATACCCTCATGTGCGCGCAGCCTTCTGGAATGAAGTTTTTTCCCGCGTTCCCGAGACGAACATCAAACGCCTGCTCGAGGAATTGCTGTTAGCTGAGAAATTGGATTCTCACGACGTAGCAGAGGGAATCCAAAGCTTGCCCTCGCAGTACAGGCAAAAGGTGAGCGTGCAACAGCACTGGCCCGACTTGGCGCGAGGGCTTGGAAAACGCTTCGCCGCCGAATGCTGCGTGCATTGGAGACGAAAGCGATTCGTTGAGGCCCTGGGGTCTGATCCAAGCTACTCAAAGCTTATATGTGACGGTGTCGTAGAAGGCATAGCGGACTCTAACGATCTCAACGGGGCAGGCACGCTATTCGGCTTCTGCGAAGTGATCGCGTCCTTCGTCACGTCAGAAGAAGCGCACGAGGTACTTGGGTTCGCCATCGGGCGCTTTGAACTGCACGTGATGGACGCCCACGCGGATGGCCCCTGGAAGACATCCATGGAGCCCCCGACAAGCATGGTCGAGACGCTGGCAGGGTTCCTGTGGTCGGCGCTCGGCTCGCCGCGCGCGGCGGAGCGGTGGCAGGCGGCGCACGGCGTGCGGCGGTTGGCCGCGACTGGCTGCATGCTGGAACTTGACGCCCTTGTCACATGGATGGCTCGGGAGGATGTCGGTGCCTTTGGCAGCCCTTCGTACCCGTTTTACATCCTCCACGCACGCCTCTACCTGATCATCGCCCTGTCTCGCGTTGCCTTGGATAGTGCCGGTCTGCTGAAAGCACACGCGGCGTTGTTTGAACACCATGCGCTCACTTGCGAACCGCACATCTTGATCCAGAAGTACGCGGCCCGAACCGCACTGTCGATCGAAGCAGCCTATCCCGGTACGTACCCGGAACAAACGATTGCGGCGTTGAGCGCCGTGGGGGTCAGTCCATTCCCGCTGCGGAAGACCAAAGGGTACTCGGACAACACGGCCCAAACCCCTTGGCATGTCCGAGGCGAGGTAGATCCTACACTTGATCTCTACCTTGGGTATGACTTCGACCGTTACTGGTTCGCGCCTCTTGATGACGTGTTCGGGGTTCAAAATGGCCAAACCCAACAGTTGGCATGCGATCTGATCTTCAACCGATGGAAGATCAAGGTCAACGACCGATCCATTGTTGACCCTAGACGCGGGCTATGGGATCAGTCACACCGAGAACGCGAAACGTGGCACAGCCATATGGACTACCCCAACGCCGACAACTACACGTTCTACCTTTCGTACCACGCGCTTCTCCAGAGTGCGGGGATGATGCTCAGCGAACTGCCTGTCGTGGACAAAGACTATGAGGACGGCGAGAACGCTTGGGCCTCATGGCTCCAGAGGCACGACCTCACCCGCGCCGACGGTCGTTGGCTCGCGGATCGGCGCGACCCAGCCCCACTCAAGCGCCCCGGTTGGCTACGGCAAGCCGCGACTGACTCTTGGCGGGACAAAGCCGGGGCCGACGAAGCCGACTTCATTGAAGGGCTACTGACGGGGCGAAATGGCCGCGCCTGGCTCTGTACCGACGGCCGCTGGGAGGATGGCGACCGCGAGCGCAACGAGACCTTTCGGGTCGCCAGCGCGCTGGTCGCCCCATCCACCGCTCAATCGCTGCTCAACGCCCTGAGTACTTGCCTTGATCCACACGACTTCAAACTCCCAGCCCTCGACGAAGACCGGCTGGAATTCAAATCACCCCCGTTTGAACTCCAAGGTTGGATCACAAGGCACCACACATCCAACAAACTGGACGACTTCGACCCGCACGCGGGGAACATTGACTATCCGCCCTATACTGTTGCCAGCGAAATCCTGGATCGATGCGGAATAGTCGCCGATCAAGAAAACCGGGTGTGGATCTCGAGCGATGGCTCCGAGGCGGTCGTCTGCGAGCTCTGGGGTGAGTACAAGAGTCAGCACGGCAGCGAGCAAGACATTCGTGAGCGCAAAGGGTCGCGCATGCTCGCTTCACTGGCGTTCCTCAAAACGCTGTGCCAGACGCTCGACCGTGTTCTGATCTTCGAAGTTCAAATTCAGCGGACGTTCCTGCGATCTTCTTACCGCCGGAGGGAGGATCACGATGGGTACAGATCACCAGCCAACAGGATTTATCTCCTTTCAGCAGACGGAACACTCCGAACGACAT